The bacterium genome segment GAAGTTCTGGACGTCGATCACCACGAGCGCGGTGTCGGGCGCCGCGGGGGCGGGCGCGGGCGGCGTCTGCGCGAAGGCGGCGCCGAACGACGCGGCGGCGAAGGCGGCGACGGCGAAGAAGGCGGCGCGGAGCAGCGGGGCGCGGTGCAGCGGTGCGCGGAGCAGCGCGGTGCGGTGCGGCGCGGTGCGGGAGGTGCGAGGCGTGTCGGTCATCGCTCTATTCCTTCGCGGGCGCGGCCGGCGGCGGCTCGACCGGCGCCGGCTCGTGGGCCTTGCGTCCGTAGACCCGCTCGTAGGCTTGGCAGTTGGGGCAGACGGAGCCCTCGATCGACTTCACGAACCAGAAGGCGAGGCCGCGCTGCTTCTTGCGCGCGTGACTGCAGACGGGGCATTCGACGCAGCGCTGCGCGCGCTTCAGGTCTTGCTCGCTGAACTGCTGGTCGCTCATCGGCGCCTCCACGGAACGTCCTCGATTCTATCAGCCCGGCGAGGGGCCTCGGCGCCGTTCGCGCCGCGCCGGAGCGCGTTCAGCGCCGCGGAACGGCGCGGCCGCCGGCGCGGGGCAGCAGCGCCCCCTCGCGCAGCAGGCGAAGGTTGACGGCGGCGGCGACGTCGTTGGGGTCGCGGGCGAGGGCGGCGCGGAAGGCCGTCTCGGCTTCGGCCGCGCGGCCGGCGAGGGCGAGGGCGTAGCCGAGATTGTTGAAGGCGCGGCCGTTCGACGGCGATTTCGCCGCGACGTCCCGCCAGAAGACGACCTCGTCGGCGTAGACGAGGTTTCGCCGGCACGTTCCCCAACCCATCGCGAGGAGCAGCGCCGCGACGGCCGCGAGCAGGACGCGGGGCGCGGCGGCGCGGACGCGGCCCGTCGCCTCGGCGCGGACGGCGGCGAGCGCGCGTTGCGCGAGCAGCGCGACGAGATAGGCGACGGCGAACAGCGGCAGGTAGAGCTGGCGGTCGTTGACCACGTCGAGCCGCGCGAGAAGCGAGTTCGTCGGGGCCAGCCAAAGCAGGAACCAAAGCGGCGCGAACGCCAAGCGCGGCCGCCGG includes the following:
- a CDS encoding isochorismatase family protein, which gives rise to MTDTPRTSRTAPHRTALLRAPLHRAPLLRAAFFAVAAFAAASFGAAFAQTPPAPAPAAPDTALVVIDVQNFYFEGGRLPLVGSVEAARKARVLLDLFRAKGWPVIHVRHVPPEKLGADGQP